The following proteins are encoded in a genomic region of Helicobacter jaachi:
- a CDS encoding radical SAM protein, with amino-acid sequence MRAHIEPEEWLNFINRLDIRDENGVWRDDIPLTLQGGEPTTYKGFYKLVNGIPDKFKLDLLTNFMFNVDEFIDKIPAYKFTRDAKYAAIRVSYHPGQNKIQDLIAKHHKMRDAGFYVGIYSVATPSNLEHIKKVQEICLKEGIDFRLKEYLGFDGKEWYGTYKYPQAIAQNVNRFCDCKTTELLISPNGNVYRCHSDLYESRTPVGSILNPDFRIEDIYRPCFVFGHCNPCDIKVKTNRLQEFGHTSVDIKHIRDLSESETRALAMGDYGLGLEHE; translated from the coding sequence ATGCGCGCGCATATCGAGCCAGAAGAATGGCTAAATTTTATTAATCGCTTAGATATCCGTGATGAAAATGGTGTATGGAGAGATGATATTCCCCTTACACTGCAAGGTGGTGAGCCTACGACTTATAAGGGATTTTACAAGCTTGTAAATGGCATACCCGATAAGTTTAAGCTGGATTTGCTCACTAATTTTATGTTTAATGTAGATGAGTTTATTGATAAGATTCCTGCATACAAATTTACGCGCGATGCCAAATATGCCGCCATTCGCGTGAGCTACCACCCTGGGCAAAATAAAATACAAGATTTGATTGCAAAGCATCACAAAATGCGCGATGCAGGCTTTTATGTGGGCATTTATTCAGTAGCTACGCCAAGCAATTTAGAGCATATTAAAAAAGTGCAAGAAATATGCCTAAAAGAGGGCATTGACTTTCGCTTAAAAGAATATCTAGGCTTTGATGGTAAGGAGTGGTATGGCACTTACAAATATCCTCAAGCTATTGCCCAAAATGTCAATAGATTCTGTGATTGCAAAACTACTGAGCTGCTCATCTCACCTAATGGCAATGTTTATCGCTGCCATTCAGATTTATATGAGTCACGCACGCCTGTTGGCAGTATTTTAAATCCTGATTTTCGCATTGAGGATATTTATCGTCCTTGCTTTGTTTTTGGGCATTGTAATCCTTGTGATATTAAGGTTAAAACTAATCGCCTCCAAGAGTTTGGACACACTTCTGTAGATATTAAGCACATAAGGGATTTAAGCGAGAGTGAAACGCGCGCGCTTGCTATGGGTGATTATGGTTTAGGATTAGAGCATGAGTGA